The Thermococcus sp. MV5 genome includes a window with the following:
- a CDS encoding tripartite tricarboxylate transporter permease, with translation MLREVFLGIFAGTITGLTPALHVNTLASIIGSMDSVMEGFLYVVFLYTMGLTHTFLDAFPSTFFGIPEEDTALSILPAHRLALQGRALEVVNISLKTSFLAVLFSLTFLPIYLWVAPYYTPTVGRIFVFLLAGLIIFSEKGMKKVYALIIFCMAGTLGIISDKLPLKEPYFHLFVGLFGVPAILFSLKNNEKITPGESEILLSKTHFLRYSFLGTLFGMLASLLPTFTSSQAALLGSFLSKDERAFLTISFSVNTANFIFGLANFYATGKTRNGILVLIKNHYYPLNSQEFLILLIITITVGSVVNLYGLLISKKVGILIEKIDYKLLNISILSFIIAGSFYFDGLLGIGVLGVATILGTTTLILKVKRTTCMGVLMLKIMIK, from the coding sequence ATGCTTAGAGAAGTATTCCTAGGAATTTTTGCTGGGACTATTACTGGACTAACGCCTGCTCTACATGTAAACACCTTAGCTTCAATTATAGGGAGTATGGATAGTGTCATGGAAGGATTCTTGTACGTCGTGTTTCTCTATACTATGGGTCTAACTCATACTTTCCTGGATGCTTTCCCTTCAACATTTTTTGGAATTCCAGAGGAAGACACTGCCTTGAGTATCCTTCCAGCTCATAGACTGGCCCTCCAAGGTAGAGCTCTTGAGGTCGTGAATATTTCACTAAAAACAAGTTTTCTAGCAGTTTTATTCTCTCTAACTTTTCTTCCTATATATCTCTGGGTGGCCCCATATTACACTCCAACAGTAGGGAGAATTTTTGTATTCCTATTAGCAGGTTTAATCATATTCTCCGAAAAAGGTATGAAAAAAGTGTATGCACTTATTATATTTTGCATGGCTGGGACATTAGGAATTATTAGTGATAAGTTACCTCTTAAAGAACCTTATTTTCACTTGTTTGTAGGGTTGTTTGGCGTTCCAGCTATCTTGTTTTCTTTGAAAAATAATGAAAAAATAACCCCGGGAGAAAGTGAGATTCTCCTCTCAAAAACACATTTCTTGAGGTATTCCTTCCTCGGAACATTATTCGGCATGCTTGCTTCTCTTTTACCCACGTTCACATCTTCTCAAGCAGCGCTATTGGGAAGTTTCCTATCTAAAGATGAAAGAGCCTTTTTAACAATTTCATTCTCCGTTAATACTGCCAATTTCATATTTGGTTTAGCAAATTTTTATGCTACTGGAAAAACTAGAAATGGGATTTTAGTTCTAATAAAAAATCACTACTATCCACTGAACTCCCAGGAATTTCTCATTTTGCTTATTATAACAATAACCGTTGGAAGTGTTGTCAATTTGTATGGACTCTTAATTTCCAAAAAGGTAGGAATATTAATAGAGAAAATAGACTACAAACTTCTCAATATCTCAATATTGTCCTTTATAATAGCTGGCTCTTTCTACTTTGATGGCCTATTGGGGATAGGTGTGCTCGGAGTGGCAACTATACTTGGAACCACAACCCTTATCCTAAAAGTAAAAAGAACAACTTGTATGGGAGTCCTAATGTTGAAAATAATGATAAAATAA
- a CDS encoding DUF5748 family protein: protein MNFEVIKEFLEAIGAGYTEVEGEIHLEPEIFYEVWKYIGQPEIKMYIVEDEIVELGSYDPPQMKYTGAKVIKIKKAYFETLDGVRVVTDLVEFQKILKEKKEMS, encoded by the coding sequence ATGAACTTTGAAGTAATAAAAGAGTTTCTGGAAGCAATTGGGGCAGGCTATACAGAGGTAGAGGGGGAAATCCACCTGGAACCAGAGATTTTTTATGAAGTTTGGAAATATATCGGCCAACCAGAAATTAAAATGTATATTGTAGAGGATGAGATAGTAGAACTTGGCTCATATGATCCGCCCCAAATGAAATATACTGGAGCAAAGGTTATTAAAATAAAGAAAGCATATTTTGAGACTCTTGATGGGGTTAGAGTCGTTACGGACTTAGTTGAGTTTCAAAAAATATTAAAAGAGAAAAAAGAAATGTCTTGA
- a CDS encoding class I SAM-dependent rRNA methyltransferase, whose product MAKVYIDAQAYRAIEKGAMIIFKKGIVRTEGEIKPGDVVEVYSRGGKFLGKGFANPNSNIMIRLLTKDKDTKINKELFKERIRKANEYRKKILGYKTAYRMVYGEADYLPGLIVDRFNDIASLQISSAGMERFKMDVAEAILEVEPEIETIFEKNTGRSRRREGLPEIERVLLGKEKYRTIIEEGQAKFIVDMRGQKTGFFLDQRENRIALEKYIKGGERVLDVFTYTGGFAIHAAVAGAEKVVAVDKSPAAIEQAKENAKLNGVEDKMEFLVGSAFGIMEKMQKKGKTFDIVILDPPAFVQHEKDLKRGLRAYFNVNYQGLKLVKDGGILVTASCSQHVDMQMFKDMIIAAAAKAGKFLKMIEPYRTQAPDHPILMASKDTEYLKCLFLYVEDMK is encoded by the coding sequence ATGGCAAAAGTATACATCGATGCTCAAGCTTACAGGGCAATTGAAAAAGGTGCGATGATAATTTTCAAAAAAGGTATAGTGAGAACTGAAGGCGAGATCAAACCAGGAGATGTTGTGGAAGTTTATTCAAGAGGAGGGAAATTTTTAGGTAAAGGTTTTGCTAATCCGAACTCAAATATCATGATCCGTCTACTCACAAAAGACAAAGATACCAAAATTAACAAAGAGCTTTTCAAAGAGCGCATAAGAAAAGCAAACGAGTACAGAAAAAAGATTTTAGGATATAAAACAGCATACAGAATGGTTTATGGTGAAGCAGACTACCTTCCAGGTTTGATTGTTGATAGATTTAATGATATAGCATCCCTCCAAATCTCAAGTGCTGGGATGGAAAGATTCAAAATGGATGTTGCAGAGGCTATTCTCGAAGTTGAGCCCGAAATCGAAACAATATTTGAGAAAAATACTGGACGATCAAGGAGAAGGGAAGGACTACCAGAAATAGAAAGAGTTCTCCTTGGTAAAGAAAAATATCGTACCATCATTGAAGAAGGCCAAGCAAAGTTTATTGTTGATATGAGAGGCCAAAAAACAGGATTTTTCTTGGATCAAAGAGAAAATAGAATCGCTTTGGAAAAATACATAAAGGGCGGAGAAAGAGTCCTCGATGTATTTACTTATACAGGAGGATTTGCTATCCACGCTGCAGTTGCTGGTGCCGAAAAAGTTGTTGCCGTAGACAAATCCCCCGCTGCAATAGAACAAGCGAAAGAAAACGCCAAGCTAAATGGTGTAGAGGATAAGATGGAGTTTTTAGTGGGCTCCGCATTTGGCATTATGGAGAAAATGCAAAAGAAAGGAAAAACGTTTGATATAGTTATACTGGATCCTCCTGCATTTGTACAGCATGAAAAGGACTTAAAAAGAGGTCTCAGGGCGTATTTCAACGTAAACTATCAAGGGTTGAAACTTGTTAAAGACGGAGGTATTCTGGTAACGGCTTCCTGCTCCCAACACGTGGATATGCAAATGTTCAAGGATATGATAATAGCAGCTGCGGCAAAAGCGGGTAAATTCCTAAAGATGATAGAGCCCTATAGAACCCAAGCTCCAGATCACCCAATTTTAATGGCCTCAAAAGATACAGAGTACCTGAAATGTCTGTTTCTTTATGTAGAGGATATGAAGTGA
- a CDS encoding RlmF-related methyltransferase produces MPGWKDGKLGLPVREAIKIFPELGKYIDSRGRLDLSNRKARILYNKAVAKAVFSIDIEYYSKGLITTPISRFIFLKTFLRGGERVLEIGTGHSALMAIMASKLFNCSVWATEVNDEFFEYAKANVQKNNAKVKLIKSNGEVIERLIPKGEKFDVIFSAPPYYERPSKGVLTPIEGTGGGRYGEEFAIRILREAREHMTENGKVALFLPDKPNLLRSITSKAEELSYLPKDIKFKVGTRWRHSLIFFRE; encoded by the coding sequence ATGCCTGGGTGGAAAGATGGGAAATTGGGGCTCCCAGTGAGAGAAGCAATTAAAATTTTCCCAGAACTTGGAAAATATATTGATAGCAGGGGTAGGCTAGATCTTTCAAATAGGAAAGCCAGGATTTTATATAATAAAGCTGTTGCAAAGGCAGTTTTTAGTATTGACATAGAATATTACTCTAAGGGACTTATAACTACTCCAATCTCGAGATTTATATTTCTAAAGACTTTTCTTAGGGGAGGAGAAAGAGTTTTGGAAATAGGGACTGGACATTCAGCTTTGATGGCAATTATGGCGAGTAAATTGTTTAATTGCAGTGTTTGGGCGACTGAAGTCAATGATGAGTTTTTTGAGTATGCTAAAGCCAATGTCCAAAAGAACAATGCTAAAGTTAAACTGATTAAAAGCAATGGCGAGGTAATCGAGAGATTAATCCCAAAAGGAGAGAAATTTGATGTGATATTCTCTGCACCTCCTTATTACGAGAGACCATCAAAGGGTGTTTTAACACCAATTGAAGGGACTGGTGGGGGAAGATATGGGGAAGAATTTGCCATAAGAATTCTAAGAGAAGCAAGAGAACACATGACTGAGAATGGTAAAGTTGCACTTTTCCTTCCAGATAAACCGAATTTGTTAAGATCTATTACCTCAAAGGCAGAGGAACTCAGTTACCTTCCAAAGGACATAAAGTTCAAAGTAGGCACGAGGTGGAGGCACTCACTAATTTTCTTTAGAGAGTAG
- a CDS encoding M20 family metallo-hydrolase has product MSIEAVSKEIETLRDEMVETLMELIKIPAISPDSGGEGEYDKAMKLLEIIKDWPFDKIERYEAPDKRAKNGVRPNILAYYYGEKGEESPRLWILTHLDVVPPGDLSKWTVTKPFEPVVKDGKIYGRGSEDNGQSLVASLYAVRALMNLGIRPKRTIILAFVSDEETGSKYGLEWLMKEHPELFKKEDLVLVPDGGNEEGTFIEIAEKSILWMKIKVKGKQVHASMPGLGLNAHRVALDYAKELDEFLHEKYNAKDNLFDPPESTFEPTMGGNPSDAPNIAPGEHEIVFDCRVLPQYALDDILSDAKKLAGEIEEKYKKEVNAEVLPKIELEVLQRLDAPEPTPKDSEIVKLLQKAIKELRGKEAKIGGIGGGTFAAYFRKLGIPAVVWATLDERAHQPNEYTKIDNMIEDAKIMALLALL; this is encoded by the coding sequence ATGAGCATAGAAGCTGTTTCTAAAGAAATAGAGACTCTTAGGGATGAAATGGTGGAAACATTAATGGAACTCATAAAAATTCCAGCAATTAGTCCTGATAGTGGTGGGGAGGGAGAGTATGATAAGGCAATGAAACTTCTTGAAATAATCAAAGACTGGCCGTTTGACAAGATTGAACGCTATGAGGCTCCAGATAAGAGGGCCAAAAATGGTGTTAGGCCAAATATCTTAGCATACTATTATGGAGAAAAAGGTGAAGAGAGTCCAAGATTATGGATTCTCACTCATTTGGATGTTGTTCCACCTGGGGATTTGAGTAAGTGGACTGTCACAAAGCCATTTGAACCGGTAGTGAAGGATGGCAAAATTTATGGTAGGGGTAGTGAAGACAATGGCCAGAGTTTGGTTGCATCTCTTTATGCTGTTAGAGCATTAATGAACCTCGGCATAAGGCCCAAGAGAACTATAATATTGGCTTTTGTAAGTGATGAAGAAACCGGTAGTAAGTATGGATTGGAGTGGTTAATGAAAGAACACCCAGAACTCTTTAAAAAGGAGGATCTTGTGCTAGTGCCTGATGGTGGAAATGAGGAAGGTACTTTTATTGAAATTGCTGAAAAGAGCATTCTCTGGATGAAAATTAAAGTTAAGGGCAAGCAAGTTCATGCAAGCATGCCGGGGTTAGGATTAAATGCCCATCGTGTTGCTCTCGATTATGCAAAAGAGCTTGACGAGTTTCTCCATGAGAAGTATAACGCAAAAGACAATCTGTTTGATCCACCAGAGAGTACGTTTGAACCAACCATGGGAGGTAATCCAAGCGATGCACCAAATATAGCTCCAGGGGAGCATGAGATAGTTTTTGATTGCAGAGTTTTACCACAATATGCCTTGGATGATATCTTAAGTGATGCTAAAAAGCTTGCTGGAGAAATTGAAGAAAAATACAAAAAGGAAGTAAATGCCGAGGTTTTACCAAAAATTGAGTTAGAAGTCTTGCAAAGGCTAGATGCACCAGAACCCACTCCAAAGGATAGTGAAATAGTCAAACTTCTTCAAAAAGCCATAAAGGAGCTTAGGGGCAAGGAAGCTAAAATTGGAGGTATTGGTGGAGGAACCTTTGCAGCTTACTTTAGAAAACTTGGAATTCCAGCAGTTGTTTGGGCTACGTTAGACGAAAGAGCGCATCAACCTAATGAATACACAAAAATAGATAACATGATTGAGGATGCAAAAATAATGGCCTTATTGGCTCTTCTTTGA
- a CDS encoding OPT family oligopeptide transporter: protein MEFKPYVPPEKSLPEYTIKAFILGIILSIIMGAANAYLGMYAGMTVSASIPAAVISMAILMAFKDKNILENNMVQTAASAGESLAAGVIFTFPALVVLGTYTEFPYWLITIIAALGGSLGALFTIVIRRAFIVEERLPYPEGTACAEVLIAGDKGGSHAKPIFVGGIFGGLYKLLGSSGLWAPAVETAKFVGRRVLYLGSDLSAALLSVGYIVGLNIAFLVFLGGAIAWFIAIPLYVAKTGNPDGLSALDLAWVTWSTKIRYMGVGAMVVGGLWSLIKLRGPISRGIKAGLEATKRKQSGEIILRTEEDMPMTTVLMLIAAFVVPLFLLYANLIDSVGIAAVMAVIMLIVGFFGSSIAGYLAGVVGSSNNPVSGITIMSLLFTALVLKGLGLSGPEGMTATILVAAVICTAAAIAGDTMQDLATGHIVGATPKRQQVFEVVGTFTAALVMAPVLNLLIKAYGIAGTPTAKENALAAPQAFLMAKVTEGVFTGTLEWNMVFIGAAIAIALIVLDEILAMKNSKFRTPVMPVAVGIYLPLSLGVPIFIGGLLRWLVGRARGSKTEEKPTDPGVLGAAGLIAGEALMGIFFAGLIVANKAPSIGFSSDIIGVVFLGIIAVWLFLTGKKEVE from the coding sequence GTGGAGTTTAAACCATACGTTCCACCTGAGAAATCTTTACCAGAGTATACAATCAAGGCGTTTATTTTGGGAATAATTCTCTCCATAATTATGGGTGCAGCGAATGCATACCTTGGTATGTATGCGGGTATGACTGTTAGTGCTAGTATTCCAGCAGCAGTCATATCTATGGCAATATTAATGGCGTTCAAAGATAAGAATATCCTTGAGAATAACATGGTTCAAACAGCAGCTTCAGCAGGTGAATCCTTGGCAGCAGGAGTTATATTTACATTTCCGGCATTAGTGGTTTTGGGAACATACACAGAGTTTCCTTACTGGTTAATTACAATCATAGCGGCGTTAGGTGGTTCACTAGGTGCTCTCTTCACAATAGTGATTAGAAGAGCATTTATAGTTGAGGAGAGACTCCCCTATCCAGAGGGTACAGCTTGTGCTGAGGTTCTTATTGCAGGGGACAAAGGAGGCTCTCATGCAAAGCCGATTTTTGTTGGTGGTATTTTTGGTGGTCTCTACAAACTCTTAGGAAGTTCTGGTCTATGGGCCCCAGCTGTTGAAACTGCCAAATTTGTTGGTAGGAGGGTTTTATATTTAGGAAGTGACCTCTCAGCGGCCCTCTTGAGTGTTGGATATATTGTGGGATTAAATATTGCCTTCTTAGTTTTCTTAGGTGGTGCAATTGCATGGTTCATTGCGATTCCACTTTATGTAGCTAAAACTGGAAATCCAGATGGCCTTAGTGCCCTGGATCTTGCATGGGTAACATGGAGTACTAAGATAAGGTACATGGGAGTTGGCGCAATGGTCGTTGGTGGCCTATGGAGCCTTATAAAACTTAGAGGACCAATCTCAAGAGGTATAAAAGCCGGGCTTGAAGCAACCAAAAGAAAACAAAGTGGTGAAATAATCCTTAGAACTGAAGAAGACATGCCAATGACCACAGTACTCATGTTAATAGCAGCATTTGTAGTGCCATTGTTCCTTCTATATGCCAACTTGATAGATTCTGTCGGGATAGCAGCCGTCATGGCGGTCATAATGCTTATTGTCGGGTTCTTTGGAAGTTCTATTGCTGGATACCTTGCTGGTGTTGTGGGATCATCAAACAACCCAGTGTCAGGTATTACAATAATGAGTTTGCTTTTTACTGCACTAGTTCTTAAGGGTCTTGGGCTTAGCGGGCCAGAAGGCATGACTGCCACAATTCTCGTAGCAGCAGTAATTTGTACGGCAGCTGCTATTGCTGGTGATACTATGCAGGATTTAGCAACAGGACATATTGTTGGTGCAACTCCAAAGAGACAGCAGGTCTTTGAAGTAGTTGGAACATTTACAGCTGCCTTAGTCATGGCTCCAGTACTTAACCTTCTGATAAAGGCTTATGGTATTGCTGGAACTCCCACAGCTAAAGAAAATGCTTTGGCAGCACCTCAGGCATTCCTCATGGCCAAAGTTACGGAGGGTGTATTTACCGGAACTCTTGAGTGGAACATGGTCTTCATTGGTGCTGCAATTGCCATAGCCTTGATAGTACTCGATGAGATTTTGGCTATGAAAAACTCAAAGTTCAGAACTCCAGTTATGCCAGTTGCTGTAGGAATTTATCTCCCCTTGAGCTTAGGCGTCCCAATATTCATTGGTGGTCTTTTAAGATGGCTTGTAGGAAGAGCCAGAGGAAGTAAAACAGAAGAAAAACCGACTGACCCAGGAGTCCTTGGAGCAGCTGGATTAATAGCTGGAGAAGCATTGATGGGTATATTCTTCGCAGGGTTAATAGTGGCAAACAAAGCTCCCTCAATTGGTTTCAGCAGCGATATCATTGGAGTAGTCTTCCTTGGTATTATCGCAGTTTGGCTTTTCCTTACTGGTAAGAAAGAAGTTGAATGA
- a CDS encoding MBL fold metallo-hydrolase: MVEIIFLGSGGGRFITITQFRPTGGFFINTSKRIYVDPGPGALVRAWRYKIDPRRIDVLFVSHRHTDHCNDSEIMVEGMTMGVTKRRGTLIASKSVVYGDDEHTPAISKYHLDSLEEIHIPNPGERIQLGEDEMTITPTIHSDPTAIGFILKTRFGKIGYIPDTEYFDELKKIYHGVRLLIASVTRPTNMKIPYHLCTEDIIYMLKDMKQKPEMLIMSHIGMKMHFANPYKEAKFIENVTGVKTLIAKEGFKVKMERKDIKLRTLRPAREL; this comes from the coding sequence TTGGTTGAGATAATCTTTCTAGGCAGTGGCGGTGGGAGATTTATCACAATAACACAGTTTCGCCCTACTGGTGGGTTTTTCATTAATACCAGCAAGCGAATCTACGTAGACCCAGGACCAGGAGCGCTAGTACGCGCATGGAGGTATAAGATAGATCCAAGAAGGATAGATGTGCTTTTTGTTTCTCACAGACATACAGATCACTGCAATGACTCGGAGATTATGGTAGAAGGAATGACTATGGGAGTTACAAAAAGACGCGGCACGCTAATAGCCTCAAAAAGTGTTGTCTATGGAGATGATGAACACACACCTGCAATTTCCAAGTATCATTTAGATTCCTTAGAAGAAATTCACATTCCCAACCCAGGAGAGAGAATACAACTTGGAGAAGACGAAATGACAATAACCCCTACAATACACTCAGATCCTACTGCTATAGGATTCATATTAAAAACCCGGTTCGGAAAGATTGGATATATTCCTGATACGGAATATTTTGATGAGTTAAAAAAGATATATCATGGAGTCCGATTATTAATCGCCTCAGTTACACGGCCAACAAACATGAAGATACCATACCATCTTTGTACGGAGGATATAATTTATATGCTAAAAGACATGAAACAAAAACCAGAAATGCTGATCATGAGTCATATAGGAATGAAAATGCATTTTGCAAATCCCTATAAAGAAGCCAAATTTATAGAAAACGTTACCGGAGTGAAAACTCTAATTGCAAAAGAGGGGTTTAAAGTTAAGATGGAAAGAAAAGATATAAAATTAAGAACCCTTCGACCGGCCAGAGAACTCTAA
- the glmM gene encoding phosphoglucosamine mutase, with translation MRLFGTAGIRGPVHSKITPELALNVGKALGTYVDRGTVVVGRDARTSSIMLENALISGLLSTGIDVIRIGFVPTPMLAWATNKLGDAGVMITASHNPPSDNGIKVFNEKGIEFFLEQEEELEEIIFSQSYKKSPWDHIGTARDLNLKEQYIDEVLRYVNHETKLKVLLDMGNGAGSLITPYLLRKMGAKVVTLNAHPDGYFPGRKSEPRYENIAYLSNLVRELGFDLAIAQDGDADRIAVFDEKGNYVEEDTLIALFARLYAQEHKGGNIVVSINTSFRIDKVVEEEGGRVYRVPLGQLHDGIKKYNAIFASEPWKFIHPEFGLWIDSFVTIGLLLKIIDQEGKPFSEIIKDIPKYYLIKKNVKCPEEIKYQVVEKAKKQLQELLSEQIEEVITISGMRLNLKDGSWVLIRPSGTEPKIRVVVEGITEKRKSSLI, from the coding sequence ATGAGACTATTTGGTACAGCGGGAATTAGAGGGCCTGTTCATTCAAAGATCACACCAGAGCTTGCTTTAAATGTTGGAAAAGCCCTTGGGACGTATGTCGACAGGGGGACAGTTGTAGTTGGTAGAGATGCCAGGACATCAAGCATAATGCTTGAAAATGCCTTAATAAGTGGACTGCTAAGCACAGGAATTGATGTAATCAGAATAGGTTTTGTGCCAACTCCAATGTTGGCATGGGCTACTAACAAGCTTGGAGATGCAGGAGTCATGATAACAGCATCACATAATCCACCAAGTGATAATGGTATCAAAGTATTCAATGAAAAAGGAATTGAATTCTTTTTAGAACAGGAAGAGGAGCTGGAGGAAATTATATTCTCTCAGAGTTATAAAAAAAGCCCATGGGACCATATTGGAACGGCAAGGGATTTGAATCTAAAAGAACAATACATTGATGAGGTACTGAGATACGTAAATCACGAAACCAAGCTTAAAGTACTCTTGGACATGGGGAATGGGGCTGGAAGCTTAATAACTCCTTATCTGTTGAGAAAAATGGGAGCGAAGGTTGTAACTTTGAATGCTCATCCCGATGGGTATTTTCCCGGTAGAAAATCAGAGCCGAGATATGAGAATATTGCCTACCTAAGCAACCTTGTAAGGGAACTTGGATTTGATCTTGCAATTGCTCAAGATGGTGATGCAGATAGGATAGCGGTTTTTGATGAAAAAGGAAACTATGTAGAGGAAGATACTTTAATAGCTTTGTTTGCACGATTGTATGCTCAAGAACACAAAGGTGGTAACATAGTGGTCTCAATAAACACGTCTTTTAGGATAGACAAAGTAGTTGAAGAGGAAGGAGGGAGAGTATACCGGGTTCCATTGGGGCAACTACATGATGGAATAAAGAAATATAATGCCATATTTGCCTCAGAGCCTTGGAAGTTCATTCATCCAGAGTTTGGGTTATGGATCGATAGCTTTGTTACGATTGGGTTGCTTTTGAAGATAATAGATCAAGAAGGCAAGCCTTTCTCTGAAATAATCAAAGATATTCCAAAGTACTATCTAATCAAAAAGAATGTTAAGTGTCCTGAAGAAATAAAGTATCAAGTTGTAGAAAAAGCAAAAAAACAGTTGCAGGAGCTTTTAAGTGAGCAGATCGAGGAGGTAATAACAATTTCTGGAATGAGGTTAAATCTTAAAGATGGATCGTGGGTGCTTATAAGACCGAGTGGAACTGAGCCAAAAATAAGAGTTGTCGTTGAGGGGATTACAGAAAAAAGAAAGAGCTCTTTAATTTAG
- a CDS encoding UPF0146 family protein: MGFEEIAIFLNDRHPKGKLIEVGVGFNFKIAIKLKKLGREIIVVDWNPEAVKKAREFGLKACIDNIFSPNLTIYRGAEVIYSIRPTPELIKPILELGKTLKIPVYIVPFSLDGMPRFLKLENYRGIPIYVWNPHQKDI, from the coding sequence ATGGGTTTTGAGGAGATCGCTATATTTTTAAATGACAGGCACCCAAAGGGAAAGCTAATAGAGGTAGGAGTGGGATTTAACTTTAAAATTGCCATAAAACTAAAAAAGCTAGGAAGAGAGATTATTGTTGTGGATTGGAACCCAGAAGCTGTTAAAAAAGCCAGAGAATTTGGTCTTAAGGCATGTATTGATAATATATTTTCTCCTAACTTGACAATCTATAGAGGTGCTGAGGTAATATATTCAATTCGACCAACTCCAGAGCTTATTAAACCCATTTTAGAATTGGGAAAAACACTGAAAATTCCCGTATATATTGTTCCATTTTCTCTTGATGGCATGCCAAGATTTTTGAAGCTTGAAAACTATAGAGGAATTCCTATATATGTATGGAACCCTCATCAAAAAGATATATAA
- the trmBL1 gene encoding HTH-type sugar sensing transcriptional regulator TrmBL1 — protein MREEEIIKMLQKLGLTKYESLAYITLLKLGTSKATDLTKESGIPHTRIYDVLSSLHRKGFVDIMHGTPRMYKPVNPELVFEKLKEEIINDIRVIKDALLELYKSVHGEDIPEIWTIHGFENTLERAEYIVRSARREVLINTPFEFLTLLKDEIRKRKDIIFVIVSNFDEIPDWLNRENIILAKSGGAPWLMATWVIGDIDYALFFGALPKDRRREKFYSFWGKSPKLIQNYMHWFYTMYFDNSEVVKPVDYEKLKKPFEIANIRTLITILNQTKLPKTMEIIGHFVDTREEATIKGKVTEYEYTALTASITLIGEDGKAWKIGGLGSYFEDIEGEKFILLE, from the coding sequence ATGAGAGAAGAAGAGATAATTAAAATGCTACAGAAGCTTGGTTTAACAAAATATGAAAGCCTAGCCTATATAACCCTTCTAAAACTTGGCACAAGCAAAGCTACAGACCTTACAAAAGAAAGTGGGATTCCCCACACTAGAATATACGACGTTCTCAGCTCTCTTCATAGAAAAGGATTCGTCGATATAATGCATGGTACTCCAAGGATGTATAAACCAGTAAACCCAGAACTTGTTTTTGAAAAATTAAAAGAAGAAATAATAAACGATATTAGAGTTATAAAGGACGCCCTCCTGGAATTATATAAATCCGTCCACGGAGAAGATATTCCAGAAATTTGGACAATCCATGGATTCGAAAACACCCTCGAAAGGGCAGAATACATAGTGAGAAGTGCCAGAAGAGAAGTGTTAATAAATACTCCATTTGAATTCCTTACACTACTCAAGGATGAGATTAGAAAGAGAAAGGATATAATCTTCGTCATTGTAAGTAACTTTGATGAAATTCCAGACTGGTTAAATAGAGAGAATATTATCCTAGCCAAGAGTGGAGGAGCCCCCTGGCTAATGGCAACTTGGGTTATTGGGGATATTGACTATGCCCTTTTCTTTGGAGCTCTTCCAAAAGATCGGAGAAGGGAAAAGTTTTACTCCTTCTGGGGTAAGTCTCCAAAATTAATCCAAAACTACATGCACTGGTTTTATACAATGTATTTTGATAACAGTGAGGTCGTGAAGCCTGTTGATTATGAAAAACTTAAAAAACCTTTTGAAATAGCAAATATAAGAACTCTCATAACTATTCTTAATCAAACAAAACTACCTAAAACTATGGAAATCATTGGTCATTTTGTTGATACCCGAGAAGAGGCAACTATCAAGGGCAAGGTAACAGAGTATGAGTACACTGCCCTAACCGCCAGCATAACACTTATAGGTGAGGATGGGAAGGCATGGAAAATTGGAGGATTGGGAAGCTATTTTGAGGATATAGAAGGAGAAAAGTTCATCCTCCTTGAATAA